From Methanobacterium congolense, one genomic window encodes:
- a CDS encoding transglutaminase domain-containing protein, with the protein MLLVMCMVLSNVSGIFAESLSNQTNENLTNSTDAQSLTENLTGDSNTTVEDTQNTTTSNTSENSSLNETSDGSEGLDVKNVNSSSENSNEENNSSNLSNVELTATNGNNSSAISISSTSNNSSVAAGSSTSTKSVKSITLTIASIKDAAKRVVAYVAAHKVLPNYVTISGTQIQMPEFLNLLVNALLKIKSGKTTSVTSYNYTGPSTSVKGVTSAKLYSSEYLKIASYVASFMKSNSRAPNYVSSSKGKIGYSSLIYMYSNILSFTSTKGRLPKYVTAKYVAVDSASNSTTTTNSTTTIPAALAKYLKATTNCQSTNAQIVALSKSIISSAGATTTYAKAVAIFNWVRDNIGYSFYYNTKYGAVGTLKAKTGNCVDTSHLLIALERAAGIPARYVHGYCKFSSGSWYGHVWAEIYVGGKWYSADAISYRNSFGVIKNWNTATATIYGRYASLSL; encoded by the coding sequence ATGCTGCTTGTTATGTGCATGGTATTGTCTAATGTAAGCGGCATATTTGCTGAGTCGTTAAGCAATCAAACAAATGAGAACTTAACAAACTCAACTGATGCCCAATCGTTAACAGAAAACTTGACAGGGGATTCAAACACCACTGTAGAAGATACACAAAATACAACCACCTCCAATACATCTGAAAATTCATCTTTGAATGAAACTTCAGATGGATCTGAGGGACTAGACGTGAAAAATGTAAATTCTAGCTCTGAAAATTCTAATGAAGAAAATAACTCAAGCAATTTGAGTAATGTTGAACTAACAGCTACAAATGGTAACAATTCCAGTGCGATCTCAATTAGTAGTACTAGTAACAATTCAAGTGTAGCAGCAGGTAGTTCAACCAGCACAAAATCAGTAAAAAGTATCACATTAACAATTGCAAGCATTAAAGATGCAGCAAAAAGAGTTGTCGCATATGTTGCGGCTCACAAAGTGCTGCCAAATTATGTTACAATTAGTGGTACGCAGATACAGATGCCTGAGTTTTTGAACTTACTTGTAAACGCTCTTTTAAAAATCAAAAGTGGAAAGACCACTTCTGTGACCAGCTATAACTACACTGGTCCATCAACATCAGTAAAGGGTGTTACAAGTGCCAAACTTTACTCTTCAGAGTACCTTAAGATAGCTAGTTATGTGGCATCTTTCATGAAGTCCAACAGTAGAGCTCCAAACTATGTTTCTTCTTCAAAGGGAAAGATAGGATACAGTTCCTTGATATATATGTACTCTAACATACTGAGCTTTACAAGTACCAAGGGGAGGCTTCCAAAATACGTTACAGCTAAATATGTTGCGGTGGATTCAGCAAGTAATTCAACAACTACAACAAATTCCACAACTACAATTCCTGCAGCTTTAGCTAAGTATTTGAAGGCCACGACTAATTGTCAGTCGACTAATGCTCAGATAGTGGCTTTATCTAAGTCTATTATTTCAAGTGCCGGTGCAACTACTACGTATGCTAAGGCAGTTGCTATATTCAATTGGGTAAGGGATAACATAGGTTATTCATTCTACTACAACACCAAGTACGGTGCGGTAGGTACATTGAAAGCCAAAACAGGGAATTGTGTTGATACAAGTCACCTTTTGATAGCTCTTGAGAGGGCTGCGGGTATTCCTGCTCGTTACGTGCATGGTTACTGCAAGTTCTCAAGTGGAAGCTGGTATGGACATGTTTGGGCTGAGATATACGTTGGTGGTAAGTGGTACAGTGCAGATGCGATAAGTTACAGAAACAGTTTCGGTGTTATAAAAAATTGGAACACAGCAACAGCAACCATATACGGTAGGTATGCTTCACTGTCGTTGTAA
- a CDS encoding MBL fold metallo-hydrolase, with translation MKVTSLIDDECQNSGFEGEHGLSLLIEWNDKTILFDTGATGRFVDNAEKLGIDIGVVDVLVISHGHYDHAGGLERFFQENSRAQVYMAEGADLNHYSKDPGFPYRYIGIDKNVLNKYNDRITFLKCKTKIMNDVYILKEFKNEYPIPKGNRYLYMEKEGMILNDTFDHEIVMILKGDDGLVVFSGCSHRGILNVMESVNEEFGIPVKAVFGGFHLMGRPSSGMVEEEGDILFTAEKLSQYKIERIYTCHCTGKRVYNFFKDVVGTKIKYFSTSDVSII, from the coding sequence ATGAAAGTAACTTCGCTCATTGATGATGAATGCCAGAACAGTGGATTTGAAGGTGAACATGGACTCTCCCTTCTAATTGAATGGAACGATAAAACCATACTCTTTGACACTGGAGCCACAGGAAGGTTTGTAGATAACGCAGAGAAACTTGGAATTGATATTGGTGTTGTTGATGTTCTGGTCATCTCACATGGCCATTACGATCATGCTGGAGGTCTTGAAAGGTTTTTCCAGGAGAATTCTAGGGCTCAAGTCTATATGGCTGAGGGTGCTGATCTGAACCACTACTCCAAAGATCCAGGTTTTCCCTACAGGTACATAGGAATTGATAAAAACGTTTTGAATAAGTACAATGATAGAATAACATTTTTAAAGTGTAAAACCAAGATAATGAACGATGTTTATATTTTAAAGGAATTTAAAAATGAATATCCCATTCCAAAGGGTAACAGATACCTTTACATGGAAAAAGAGGGCATGATTCTTAACGATACTTTTGATCATGAGATTGTGATGATTTTAAAGGGTGATGACGGCCTGGTTGTTTTCAGTGGCTGCTCCCACAGGGGCATACTCAATGTGATGGAATCCGTCAATGAAGAGTTTGGAATACCTGTGAAAGCTGTTTTTGGTGGTTTCCATTTAATGGGAAGACCTTCATCGGGTATGGTGGAAGAGGAGGGAGATATCCTTTTTACAGCTGAAAAACTTTCCCAGTATAAAATTGAAAGGATTTACACTTGCCACTGCACAGGTAAAAGGGTTTATAATTTTTTTAAGGATGTTGTTGGCACTAAAATAAAATATTTTTCAACTTCAGATGTCTCGATCATTTAG
- a CDS encoding ABC transporter permease, producing the protein MGELEGIYTIWRRENTRFLRYKSRIVTSVVTPLLWLLIFGTGLGSAMRFGGIAGGYQTFIFPGIIGMTILFTSLFSGVSVIVDRQYGFLKEMFVAPISRSSIVFGKALGASTTAMIQGTIILLLAFILHIQLTVLGFIAAMIIMIIMSLGLVGIGLFISAFMESMEGFNLIMNFVVLPMFFLSGALFPITSLPEWLKIAVYIDPLTYGVDALRYAILGASSIPIYIDIAVIMVFAALMIVISAYAFTKREQGLM; encoded by the coding sequence ATGGGAGAATTAGAGGGAATATACACCATATGGCGCAGGGAAAATACCAGGTTCCTCAGGTACAAATCCAGAATCGTAACATCAGTTGTAACGCCCCTACTGTGGCTTTTGATATTCGGCACGGGTTTAGGTTCAGCAATGAGGTTCGGGGGAATTGCAGGGGGTTATCAGACCTTCATATTCCCCGGAATAATAGGAATGACCATATTATTCACGTCACTCTTCTCAGGGGTGTCTGTTATTGTGGACAGGCAGTACGGTTTCCTTAAGGAAATGTTCGTTGCCCCAATATCACGTTCATCCATCGTGTTTGGTAAGGCACTGGGTGCAAGTACAACTGCAATGATACAAGGAACTATAATCCTGCTTCTGGCATTCATACTACACATTCAACTCACTGTGCTTGGTTTCATAGCAGCCATGATCATCATGATCATCATGTCACTGGGACTCGTGGGAATAGGACTCTTCATATCTGCATTCATGGAGAGCATGGAGGGATTCAACCTCATAATGAACTTCGTTGTACTGCCAATGTTCTTTTTAAGCGGTGCACTCTTCCCAATAACCAGCCTGCCAGAATGGCTTAAGATAGCGGTTTACATAGACCCACTGACCTACGGTGTGGATGCCCTTCGCTATGCAATACTTGGAGCATCCTCAATACCTATCTACATTGACATAGCAGTTATAATGGTATTTGCGGCCCTAATGATAGTTATTTCTGCATATGCATTTACCAAAAGGGAACAGGGGCTCATGTAA
- a CDS encoding ATP-binding cassette domain-containing protein — MDYIIETDNITKEFDDFVAVNGINLNVKRDSIHGVLGPNGAGKTTLISMLCTILRPTSGTATVNGYDIVKNANEVRKSIGIVFQARALDDILTGREHLEMHAALYGVPRDVRKDRIEEILDLTQLQDKADEMIKTYSGGMKRRLEIGRGLIHYPKVLFLDEPTLGLDPQTRESIWEYLQNLNKKEDVTVLLTTHYLDEADKLCDKISIIDQGEIIKSDTPRNLKKELKADIITVKVDDEERFVSLVSKLDFVSDIHRIDGEVKLMVESGENLVPSIVNLANENSIFVNSIELEHPKLDDVFIHYTGKSIIHGTARKGKTRKGGRFNILSRRR, encoded by the coding sequence ATGGATTACATCATAGAAACCGACAACATAACCAAGGAATTTGATGACTTCGTGGCGGTGAATGGAATAAACCTCAATGTTAAAAGGGACAGTATACATGGCGTGCTGGGCCCCAACGGTGCAGGTAAAACCACTCTCATCTCCATGCTCTGCACCATACTGCGCCCAACATCTGGAACTGCAACGGTGAACGGTTACGATATAGTTAAAAATGCCAACGAGGTCAGAAAATCCATAGGAATAGTCTTCCAGGCAAGGGCTCTCGATGATATTCTTACGGGCCGTGAACACCTTGAAATGCATGCAGCACTTTACGGTGTTCCAAGGGATGTTAGAAAGGATAGGATCGAGGAGATACTTGACCTGACACAGCTTCAGGACAAAGCCGACGAAATGATAAAGACCTACTCTGGTGGAATGAAAAGAAGGCTTGAAATAGGCAGGGGACTTATACACTACCCTAAAGTGTTGTTTCTGGATGAACCAACCCTTGGACTCGACCCTCAGACGAGGGAGAGCATATGGGAGTATCTGCAGAACCTCAACAAGAAGGAGGATGTCACGGTTCTTCTCACAACCCACTACCTTGACGAGGCAGACAAACTCTGCGACAAGATATCCATTATAGACCAGGGTGAGATAATAAAGTCAGACACACCTCGAAACCTTAAAAAAGAGCTTAAAGCGGATATAATAACTGTCAAAGTCGACGATGAGGAGCGTTTCGTGTCCCTGGTTTCCAAGCTGGACTTTGTAAGTGACATCCACAGGATCGATGGTGAGGTGAAGCTCATGGTTGAAAGTGGTGAAAACCTCGTTCCTTCAATTGTGAACTTGGCAAATGAGAACAGCATATTCGTGAACTCCATAGAACTGGAGCACCCAAAACTCGATGATGTTTTCATACACTACACAGGAAAGTCCATAATCCATGGAACAGCCAGGAAGGGCAAAACCAGGAAGGGTGGAAGGTTCAACATACTGAGCAGGAGGCGTTAA
- a CDS encoding MBL fold metallo-hydrolase codes for MNQLELEGLNLIFEIVKSKGLSHKSYFIGSKGAAAVIDPRRDVDIYLDIARAHDMNVELIFETHRNEDYTVGSLELSKLVDAEIHHGAGLDFEYGNPAHEGDIFEIGSLQLEVLETPGHTNESISITVKDKDASDDVYMVFTGDALFAGEVGRCDIYGPGEVEAMAGSLYDSIHEKILPLGEGVIICPAHGSGSVCGAEIRDVDITTVGYEKKTNPLLQKTRKEFVEHKVAERFYIPPYFKRMELNNQQGVDILCRLPQLRSISTVELQEMFESVQVVDVRDPESFAGGHIPGTLNIWNEGIPAFAGWFLNYKTPIVLVDQDGSRIHGVERYLIRLDYDNIYGYLSGGFSSWFKSAGPTETIKTCSVHELREEMEDPSIFLLDVRKEWEWEEERIRGSHNIYLGILEKNLKEVPKDKKIVVYCDSGYKAGVAASILKINGYLDVTNVLGSIMAWKMAGYPTSGD; via the coding sequence ATGAATCAACTTGAACTGGAGGGTTTGAATTTGATATTTGAAATTGTGAAATCCAAAGGACTGTCCCACAAATCTTATTTTATAGGATCCAAAGGAGCTGCAGCTGTCATCGACCCCCGAAGGGATGTTGATATCTACCTCGACATTGCAAGGGCGCATGATATGAACGTTGAGTTGATATTTGAAACCCATAGAAACGAAGATTATACCGTTGGATCCCTTGAACTTTCAAAGCTTGTTGATGCAGAGATACATCATGGTGCTGGTCTTGATTTTGAATATGGAAATCCTGCACATGAAGGGGACATCTTCGAAATTGGATCACTCCAACTGGAGGTTCTTGAAACTCCAGGACACACCAATGAAAGCATCTCAATCACGGTTAAAGATAAGGATGCTTCAGACGATGTTTACATGGTCTTCACAGGAGATGCTCTTTTTGCAGGGGAAGTTGGAAGGTGTGATATCTACGGCCCTGGAGAAGTGGAGGCAATGGCTGGATCCCTCTATGACAGTATACATGAAAAGATACTCCCCCTTGGAGAGGGGGTTATCATCTGCCCGGCCCATGGTTCAGGTTCAGTCTGTGGGGCTGAGATACGGGACGTGGATATTACAACTGTGGGATACGAAAAAAAGACCAACCCACTTCTACAGAAGACCAGAAAAGAGTTCGTTGAACACAAGGTGGCTGAGAGGTTCTACATTCCACCCTACTTCAAGAGGATGGAGTTGAACAACCAGCAGGGTGTGGATATCCTTTGCAGACTTCCTCAGCTTAGATCCATTTCAACTGTAGAACTTCAGGAGATGTTTGAAAGTGTTCAGGTGGTTGATGTCAGGGATCCGGAATCCTTTGCAGGCGGACACATACCCGGAACACTCAACATATGGAATGAAGGAATTCCTGCATTTGCAGGGTGGTTTTTAAACTACAAAACCCCCATAGTTCTGGTTGATCAGGATGGATCCAGAATCCATGGTGTTGAGAGGTACCTGATTCGTCTTGACTACGACAATATATATGGATACCTTTCAGGCGGTTTTTCATCGTGGTTCAAATCTGCAGGACCAACAGAAACCATTAAAACTTGCTCCGTGCATGAACTCCGTGAAGAAATGGAAGATCCCTCAATCTTCCTCCTTGATGTCAGGAAGGAATGGGAGTGGGAAGAGGAACGTATAAGAGGATCTCACAACATTTACCTTGGAATTCTTGAAAAAAATCTGAAGGAAGTCCCAAAGGATAAAAAAATTGTTGTTTATTGTGATTCTGGTTACAAAGCTGGAGTTGCAGCATCCATACTTAAAATTAATGGTTACCTTGACGTTACAAATGTTCTTGGCAGCATTATGGCCTGGAAAATGGCAGGTTATCCCACTTCAGGGGATTGA
- a CDS encoding pyridoxamine 5'-phosphate oxidase family protein, which translates to MKIKKIPLMTRSEYDELIDECYVGRIAFKGKYPYIAPFIYVFDGDFIYFLSTRYGKKIELFRENPHVAVEIEKYSKDLSDYRFVTLQGTILEVDDVVQKRKVKEDFVELIHDKNLSNHVMAALGHSPDDPLEYLIEEDRSFVWKLVDVKSITGIKNRD; encoded by the coding sequence ATGAAAATCAAAAAAATTCCTTTAATGACAAGAAGCGAGTATGATGAACTGATAGACGAATGTTATGTGGGCAGAATTGCATTTAAAGGAAAATATCCCTACATAGCACCTTTTATCTATGTCTTCGATGGAGATTTTATTTATTTTCTCTCAACACGTTACGGTAAAAAGATAGAACTGTTTCGGGAAAATCCACACGTGGCTGTTGAGATAGAAAAATACTCCAAAGACCTTTCAGATTACAGGTTCGTGACACTTCAGGGCACTATCCTTGAGGTGGATGATGTAGTCCAAAAGAGGAAGGTTAAGGAAGACTTTGTTGAACTTATACATGATAAAAACCTTTCAAATCATGTCATGGCTGCACTTGGACATTCTCCAGATGATCCACTTGAGTACCTTATCGAGGAGGACAGATCATTCGTCTGGAAGCTTGTAGATGTGAAAAGCATAACTGGAATTAAAAATAGGGATTAA